A window of Caldalkalibacillus uzonensis contains these coding sequences:
- a CDS encoding RraA family protein, with amino-acid sequence MKYDFGQLEQKVYTAVTADILDDLGLRAQVMEHHIRPIDPSFSVIGRAFTILATDVYEIPEHPYKKELEAVDALNEGDIVVATTNGSTSSGFWGELLSTAAMVKGSRGAIIDGFTRDSRKIIEMGFPTFTRGFHPHDSKGRTDVINYQVPIECGGVKVFPGDIIVADHDGIVVVPQTCAAQVFERVLKKVDGENAMRKALQQGMGIVEAYKKYNIL; translated from the coding sequence ATGAAATATGACTTTGGGCAATTAGAACAAAAAGTATATACTGCCGTAACAGCTGACATATTAGATGATCTGGGCCTACGTGCGCAAGTGATGGAACACCATATCCGTCCCATTGACCCTTCATTTAGTGTGATAGGGAGAGCTTTTACTATTCTTGCTACTGATGTTTACGAGATTCCAGAACACCCTTATAAAAAAGAACTAGAAGCGGTTGATGCATTAAATGAAGGGGATATTGTAGTGGCAACCACAAACGGCTCAACAAGCAGCGGCTTTTGGGGAGAGCTGCTAAGCACTGCGGCAATGGTCAAGGGATCAAGAGGGGCCATCATTGACGGATTTACCAGGGATAGCCGAAAGATTATTGAAATGGGATTTCCAACCTTTACAAGAGGATTTCATCCCCATGATTCAAAAGGGAGAACTGACGTGATTAACTATCAAGTCCCCATTGAATGCGGCGGTGTTAAGGTGTTTCCAGGCGATATCATTGTTGCTGATCATGATGGAATTGTCGTTGTTCCTCAAACTTGTGCAGCCCAAGTGTTTGAAAGAGTATTAAAAAAAGTGGATGGAGAAAACGCTATGCGTAAAGCACTTCAACAGGGAATGGGCATTGTAGAGGCATATAAAAAGTATAATATTTTATAA
- a CDS encoding ABC transporter substrate-binding protein, whose product MMKKRRFFWLFFALLFIVSMMAGCFQSTGSEGEGGVESDSGEATGSSEQVEIHFVAAQYSHATEPFLRQLIEEFESENPDIKVKLDVIGWDVLEQRVNTMVATNQTPDILNLNHFAAFVEDDLLLPIEEAISPELKNKFYDSFYEAGAVDGTQYAIPFLASIRGLYYNKDLFEQAGITEPPVTWEELRQTAKTIKEKTGIDGFGVPMTTLEGQAYFSYFIWGNGGDWKDGEQWVLNSSENVEAMEFLYQLVREDQVTNPEPTAINRDELQKVFGAGQVGMMITANFLPTVLAAEFPDLNYGVAPIPINEGKEPFNLGVQDFLMVFKSTQHPEAIGRFLDFFYEDQRYEAFMNAEGMLPATKTTGEMMAQKDELNAQFIEQLPLAKFYPLTDPKFTELRLETINAVQEILLGQKSAQEALDELQKKAE is encoded by the coding sequence ATGATGAAAAAGAGAAGATTTTTCTGGCTGTTCTTTGCTCTCCTGTTTATTGTATCAATGATGGCAGGTTGTTTCCAGAGTACAGGTTCGGAGGGTGAAGGGGGTGTTGAATCAGATAGTGGGGAAGCAACAGGAAGTTCTGAACAGGTAGAAATTCATTTTGTTGCTGCTCAGTACAGTCATGCGACAGAGCCATTTTTAAGACAGCTCATTGAGGAGTTTGAGTCTGAAAATCCGGATATCAAAGTGAAACTTGATGTTATTGGGTGGGATGTATTGGAGCAAAGAGTGAATACGATGGTGGCAACCAATCAAACCCCTGATATATTAAACCTTAATCATTTTGCAGCCTTTGTTGAGGACGATCTTTTGCTACCGATTGAGGAGGCTATTTCTCCTGAGCTCAAGAATAAGTTTTATGATTCATTTTATGAGGCTGGGGCCGTTGATGGTACCCAATATGCAATCCCGTTCCTCGCGTCCATACGCGGCTTATACTATAATAAAGACTTGTTTGAACAGGCAGGGATAACAGAACCTCCGGTAACATGGGAAGAATTGCGTCAAACAGCAAAGACCATAAAAGAAAAGACAGGAATTGATGGATTTGGTGTCCCTATGACCACATTAGAAGGTCAGGCATACTTCTCTTATTTCATCTGGGGGAATGGTGGGGACTGGAAAGATGGGGAACAGTGGGTTTTGAATTCGTCTGAAAATGTTGAAGCAATGGAGTTCTTGTACCAATTGGTCCGGGAAGATCAAGTGACAAACCCTGAGCCAACCGCTATCAATCGTGATGAATTACAGAAAGTGTTCGGAGCTGGGCAAGTGGGGATGATGATTACAGCCAATTTCTTACCGACTGTTTTGGCGGCTGAATTCCCGGATTTAAACTACGGTGTTGCCCCTATTCCAATCAACGAAGGGAAAGAGCCTTTCAATCTTGGCGTTCAGGATTTTCTGATGGTATTCAAGTCTACCCAACATCCAGAAGCAATAGGACGGTTTTTAGACTTTTTCTATGAAGATCAGCGTTATGAAGCCTTCATGAATGCTGAAGGGATGTTACCTGCAACAAAAACGACTGGAGAAATGATGGCCCAGAAGGATGAATTAAATGCCCAGTTTATTGAGCAGTTACCTTTGGCTAAATTCTATCCTCTGACCGATCCAAAATTTACAGAGTTGCGCCTGGAGACGATTAATGCTGTGCAAGAAATCTTACTAGGGCAGAAATCAGCACAAGAGGCTCTCGATGAATTACAAAAGAAGGCTGAGTAA
- a CDS encoding neutral/alkaline non-lysosomal ceramidase N-terminal domain-containing protein — translation MIAGCVSIDITPDLGTPIGGNIREDNISRGIHDPLYANILYFNNSQNELLFVGLDIIGIHRAFGKAIKDRIHSIHRIPKEHIILFATHTHSGPDVMEAFKDGYHPLVQSYLKILEDKVVQGVHECKQNTWPAQLRLGKGVEYALSFNRRLIMKDGILRMNWEDIDPREVDRVAGPIDPELYVLTVHDRHDSIRAMLINFTLHPAVLVGKDWLFSRDYIHRLTEALQKELRHDLVVLFANGAEGNINHIDIKNPNQTRSFDEADRIGYALYKKVLKVFNDSQYFISNDINVCSVKIDLPRRSITGKEFNDALSLFHKTKGKIPSLLDGVPDEVYAKEIILLFKENKSKVTTELQAVHLGDTAIVCLPGEFFVEQGLAIKERSPYKHTMVFGLANDYIGYVPTEEAFEQGGYEVRTARTSQLAPHAGKIVVEKALSMLHLLRGGDC, via the coding sequence GTGATTGCGGGATGTGTCAGTATTGACATTACACCTGACCTAGGAACCCCTATAGGGGGGAATATCAGGGAAGACAATATATCTCGCGGTATTCATGACCCTCTCTATGCCAATATATTATACTTTAACAATTCCCAAAATGAACTCCTGTTTGTTGGACTGGACATTATTGGTATCCATCGTGCGTTTGGTAAGGCTATCAAGGATCGTATCCATTCCATTCACCGTATACCTAAAGAGCATATTATTCTGTTTGCCACTCATACGCACTCAGGTCCCGATGTCATGGAAGCTTTTAAGGATGGATACCACCCTCTTGTCCAATCGTATTTAAAAATTCTAGAGGATAAAGTAGTCCAGGGAGTCCACGAATGTAAGCAGAATACGTGGCCTGCCCAGTTGAGACTCGGTAAAGGCGTTGAGTATGCTTTAAGTTTTAATCGTCGTCTGATCATGAAAGATGGGATATTACGGATGAACTGGGAAGATATCGATCCCAGAGAGGTGGATCGTGTGGCCGGGCCGATTGATCCGGAGCTATATGTTTTAACAGTACATGATCGTCATGATTCGATAAGAGCCATGTTAATCAACTTTACACTTCATCCCGCTGTATTAGTCGGGAAAGATTGGTTGTTTTCACGTGATTATATTCATCGTTTAACGGAAGCTTTGCAGAAGGAACTCCGTCACGATCTTGTGGTCCTTTTTGCTAATGGTGCAGAAGGAAATATTAACCATATCGACATCAAAAATCCCAATCAGACGAGATCTTTTGATGAGGCAGATCGCATAGGCTATGCCTTATATAAAAAGGTATTAAAAGTATTTAATGATTCCCAATATTTTATCAGTAATGATATAAATGTTTGTTCAGTTAAGATTGATCTGCCTAGAAGATCAATTACAGGTAAAGAGTTCAATGACGCTCTTTCCCTGTTCCACAAAACCAAGGGGAAAATTCCGTCATTATTAGATGGAGTACCGGACGAAGTTTATGCCAAAGAGATTATCCTGCTCTTTAAAGAAAACAAAAGTAAGGTCACAACAGAACTGCAAGCAGTGCATCTTGGTGATACAGCCATTGTTTGTCTTCCTGGCGAATTTTTTGTGGAACAAGGACTAGCCATTAAGGAGAGATCACCATATAAACATACAATGGTTTTTGGATTGGCCAATGATTATATCGGCTATGTTCCAACTGAAGAAGCTTTTGAGCAGGGAGGATACGAAGTTAGAACGGCACGGACCAGTCAATTAGCCCCTCATGCCGGAAAGATTGTCGTAGAAAAAGCACTCAGTATGCTCCATCTGCTTAGAGGGGGTGATTGTTGA
- a CDS encoding DUF4432 family protein yields MNIPSRFYVTERNYGCRIDRWSTYKGIRTIVMQNELIRLSFMLDKGTDVFELLYKPKDIDFLWRAPLGTRHPNHLSSIEQPEGAFFDHFHGGWQEIFPAGGGPSLYKGALLGFHGEVATNIWDYEVLKDDPDCVEVKFTVRTLRTPFVLEKIVSIKAGKPVIYIDEKITNYGQIDLYYMWGHHPSFGAPFLNSYCRLDLPACLVMTHPVLYSQNSRFLPNQTFKWPYAVDRYGKKVDLRLIPGKEAKTADMLYATQFTEGWFALTNMEQGIGIGMVWDAKDFPFVWIWQEFGGSMEYPWYGNAYTLAVEPFTSLPGKEERGLNGSVINGTAELIRKGSSVQKKLNVIIYEADSDVKSINSSGTVIFATKKEVNNRDCGMCQY; encoded by the coding sequence ATGAACATACCTAGCAGATTTTATGTTACTGAGCGGAACTATGGCTGTAGGATCGACCGCTGGAGCACATATAAAGGGATACGCACCATCGTGATGCAGAACGAGTTAATACGCCTATCTTTTATGTTAGATAAAGGAACTGATGTGTTTGAACTTTTATACAAACCCAAAGATATAGATTTCTTGTGGCGTGCACCTCTTGGGACCCGCCATCCCAATCATCTTTCTTCCATTGAACAACCGGAAGGGGCTTTTTTCGATCATTTTCACGGAGGATGGCAGGAAATCTTTCCAGCCGGAGGCGGTCCGTCATTATATAAAGGAGCCCTCTTAGGGTTTCATGGCGAAGTCGCAACAAATATCTGGGATTATGAAGTTTTAAAAGACGACCCCGATTGTGTCGAAGTCAAATTTACAGTTAGAACACTTCGAACACCATTTGTTTTGGAAAAAATCGTTTCTATAAAAGCTGGAAAACCCGTGATTTATATTGATGAAAAGATAACCAACTACGGTCAAATTGATTTGTACTATATGTGGGGACACCATCCCAGCTTTGGAGCACCCTTTCTAAATTCTTATTGTCGTTTAGATTTGCCAGCGTGTTTGGTCATGACTCATCCAGTGTTGTACAGTCAGAATAGCCGATTTTTACCAAATCAAACATTTAAATGGCCATACGCAGTGGACCGCTACGGGAAGAAAGTTGATTTACGATTGATCCCTGGAAAGGAAGCCAAGACAGCAGATATGCTGTATGCCACTCAGTTCACAGAGGGATGGTTTGCGTTAACAAATATGGAGCAAGGGATTGGTATTGGCATGGTTTGGGATGCAAAAGATTTCCCTTTTGTCTGGATATGGCAAGAGTTTGGCGGCAGTATGGAATACCCTTGGTATGGGAATGCGTATACACTGGCTGTTGAACCCTTTACCAGTCTTCCCGGAAAGGAGGAAAGGGGATTAAACGGTTCAGTTATCAATGGTACAGCAGAATTGATCAGAAAGGGCAGCAGTGTCCAAAAAAAGCTGAACGTTATTATTTATGAAGCTGACTCAGATGTTAAAAGCATCAATTCATCTGGAACGGTTATCTTTGCCACAAAAAAGGAGGTGAACAATCGTGATTGCGGGATGTGTCAGTATTGA
- a CDS encoding alanine racemase, whose product MMELIDTPSLVVDAAALEHNLKKMADLAKAKGVKLRPHTKTHKSPYIALKQLEMGATGITVAKLGEAEVMRQHGITDILIAYPIVGKNKLDRLARLARHTDVTVALDSVEVGKGISAVGEKLGKKIPVYVEVDTGLKRCGRDPGDETLRLICELKDLPYIEIAGLMTHGGYAYQAETSQELQKFSQQEGNILVQLKERVRKILGLDIREVSVGSTPTALNPIQIAGVTEMRPGTYVFNDATLLQMGLVEETECALSVYATVVSTPAPDRFIVDAGSKTLTSDKGKLTQGYGLIRHSSGVWITWLSEEHGIVQLTHPHAYKIGDVLKIIPNHVCPVVNLADEFILIKNNKVIETIKIEARGKNK is encoded by the coding sequence ATGATGGAATTAATTGATACTCCTTCACTTGTTGTTGATGCAGCCGCTCTTGAGCATAACTTGAAAAAAATGGCCGACTTGGCCAAAGCGAAAGGAGTGAAACTTCGGCCACACACAAAAACACACAAATCTCCTTACATCGCCTTAAAACAATTGGAGATGGGAGCAACCGGGATCACAGTAGCTAAATTGGGAGAGGCAGAGGTCATGCGGCAGCATGGTATCACAGACATTCTCATCGCCTATCCTATCGTGGGGAAGAACAAATTGGATCGCTTGGCCCGATTGGCGCGCCATACAGATGTCACAGTGGCTCTCGATAGTGTAGAGGTTGGAAAAGGAATTTCCGCTGTTGGCGAAAAACTGGGGAAAAAGATTCCTGTCTATGTTGAAGTCGATACAGGATTGAAGCGATGTGGACGTGATCCAGGAGATGAAACGTTACGTCTAATCTGCGAGTTAAAGGATTTGCCGTATATTGAAATCGCAGGGTTGATGACGCATGGGGGTTATGCATATCAGGCCGAAACATCCCAAGAATTGCAAAAGTTCAGTCAACAAGAAGGAAACATATTAGTTCAACTGAAAGAAAGAGTCAGGAAGATTTTGGGTCTTGATATTCGAGAAGTAAGTGTGGGTTCAACTCCAACAGCGCTAAACCCTATACAAATAGCAGGGGTGACCGAAATGAGACCGGGTACATATGTCTTTAATGATGCCACACTTCTGCAGATGGGCCTCGTGGAGGAAACAGAGTGCGCCTTAAGTGTATATGCTACGGTCGTCAGTACCCCTGCACCAGATCGATTTATCGTGGATGCGGGTTCCAAAACATTAACTTCTGATAAAGGGAAGCTTACACAGGGATACGGTCTCATCCGTCATTCATCTGGAGTGTGGATTACTTGGCTATCGGAAGAACATGGAATTGTGCAATTAACACATCCTCACGCCTATAAAATCGGGGATGTGCTTAAAATCATTCCTAATCATGTCTGCCCGGTTGTCAATTTGGCTGATGAATTCATCCTGATCAAAAACAACAAGGTAATCGAAACGATAAAAATAGAAGCAAGAGGGAAAAACAAATGA
- a CDS encoding carbohydrate ABC transporter permease, whose product MVHPSRIQKGLTLLAAYFLVVVLLFPYVVMLVTALKSRSEVYSIPPTFFPREWTVSNFLEIWTVIPLSTYIWNTILIATGSTLLTLFCAIPAAYVLSRRQFVGKRAYMYLVLITQMFSPIVLLVGLFRVIQWLGLMDSIWGLVLVNAAFTQAFAIWLLTGYFSTIPRELEQAAWIDGCSKLKTLVKIVLPLATPGIITTVIFVFIMAWNEFVVALTIISSDVSRPLTVGIYAFFGKYDVQWQYLFATSLVATIPVIILFLAIEKYLVSGLTAGGVKD is encoded by the coding sequence ATGGTTCATCCATCTAGAATACAAAAAGGATTGACGTTATTGGCGGCCTACTTTTTGGTCGTGGTCTTACTGTTTCCTTACGTCGTTATGCTTGTCACTGCACTGAAAAGCAGATCTGAGGTCTATTCGATTCCGCCTACGTTTTTCCCTAGAGAATGGACAGTGAGTAACTTTTTAGAGATTTGGACGGTTATTCCTTTGTCAACATATATTTGGAATACAATCTTAATCGCAACTGGTTCAACATTGTTAACCCTGTTTTGTGCCATACCAGCCGCTTATGTATTATCTCGGAGGCAGTTTGTTGGTAAGCGTGCTTATATGTATCTCGTCTTAATTACCCAAATGTTTTCACCCATTGTTTTACTTGTGGGTTTGTTTCGAGTGATCCAATGGTTAGGGTTGATGGATTCTATATGGGGTCTGGTCCTTGTTAATGCCGCCTTTACCCAGGCTTTTGCCATATGGCTGCTGACGGGGTATTTTTCAACCATTCCCCGGGAGTTGGAACAGGCGGCTTGGATAGACGGTTGTTCAAAGCTGAAAACGCTGGTCAAGATTGTTCTCCCCTTGGCCACGCCGGGGATTATCACAACAGTGATCTTTGTTTTTATCATGGCTTGGAATGAGTTTGTTGTAGCCTTGACCATTATCTCGTCAGATGTCTCCCGTCCGCTAACTGTTGGGATATATGCTTTTTTTGGTAAATATGATGTGCAGTGGCAATACCTGTTTGCTACTTCACTGGTGGCAACCATCCCGGTGATTATTCTGTTCCTGGCAATCGAGAAGTATTTGGTCAGCGGTTTAACGGCTGGTGGAGTTAAAGATTAA
- a CDS encoding carbohydrate ABC transporter permease: MEIDKVPALKKLTRDLKIKPRKMTWEDIVTHPYLWLLPSLILMFIVTFIPIVELFITSFSRVSLAGVRHEITGFENYVAVSSKPTFYMVLKNTLIWTVAVVGFSTILSLGIAILLNQKFIGRRLVRAALIVPWAVSLIITSAIWKWILDYNYGTLNYLLSKFNLINENIYWLASPSLSFPLMIWVGIFVTLPFTSFVILSGLQTISNDLYEAASIDGADGWKRFFFITLPLIKQPLTVSVVLNTIYVFNSFPIIWTITQGDPVNQTDTVITYLYKLAFQTNKMGEAAAVSVISFLLLLAFTIVYVSIVLRRER; the protein is encoded by the coding sequence ATGGAAATAGATAAAGTGCCTGCCTTAAAAAAACTCACCAGAGACTTGAAGATAAAACCAAGGAAGATGACATGGGAGGATATAGTTACTCATCCTTATTTATGGCTGCTACCTAGTTTAATTTTAATGTTCATTGTCACTTTTATCCCCATCGTAGAATTGTTTATCACTTCTTTTTCTAGAGTTAGCTTGGCGGGTGTCAGGCACGAGATTACCGGATTTGAAAATTATGTGGCTGTTTCTTCTAAGCCTACTTTTTATATGGTTCTGAAAAATACCTTGATATGGACAGTGGCAGTCGTCGGGTTCAGTACTATTTTATCCTTGGGAATAGCTATCTTACTAAATCAAAAATTTATAGGGCGCCGATTAGTCAGAGCAGCATTAATCGTCCCATGGGCTGTATCATTAATTATTACGTCTGCAATTTGGAAATGGATCCTTGATTACAACTATGGAACACTGAACTATCTACTGTCCAAGTTTAATTTGATTAACGAAAATATTTACTGGTTGGCATCCCCTTCTTTATCTTTCCCGCTCATGATATGGGTCGGTATTTTTGTTACCTTACCTTTTACTTCATTTGTTATTTTATCTGGATTGCAAACCATCAGCAATGACTTATATGAGGCCGCCAGTATTGATGGAGCGGATGGTTGGAAGAGGTTCTTCTTTATTACTCTGCCTTTAATAAAACAACCACTCACCGTTAGTGTTGTTCTCAACACCATTTACGTCTTTAATTCCTTTCCCATCATATGGACGATTACACAAGGAGATCCTGTCAATCAAACAGATACCGTGATCACCTATTTGTACAAACTGGCCTTTCAAACGAACAAGATGGGTGAGGCGGCAGCGGTGTCAGTGATAAGCTTTTTATTATTACTTGCCTTTACTATTGTTTATGTTTCCATCGTGTTAAGGAGGGAACGTTGA
- a CDS encoding M20/M25/M40 family metallo-hydrolase has protein sequence MLIDEISQWVDKHREEILNLNKELVSIPSENRYPYGDEKKVQDVVYAKLKDLGCVVDMFLPTDVPGLEEHPAYLGNRHYKNRPNVVGKKPGAGGGRSILFSGHVDTVPVGDDPWTVDPFSGIVKDGKQYGLGVFDMKGGLVAAMMALKALSDLGIQLKGDVTIESVVDEEYGGANGTLACRLRGYKADIAIIPEPSNLSICPVNQGGSMYRITYKGRPGRSFSGERLENPVFAGSRFLNIFRDYEKYHGKKRSTNKYFADGPNLPAYVQGVKAGPVHLPLCDRVPSSCVIDVWIQCYPETTEEDLYQDFTEFYKKRAEQDEILKHVKPTIEKLIRYLPGSGIPEDHEIISITKRISLSFYKDGLPVHGAPFACDSFMFNVYSDTPALIWGPKGANAHAPDEYIFVDDFLNLVKMYALTMIEWCGVSK, from the coding sequence ATGTTGATTGATGAAATTAGTCAGTGGGTGGACAAACATCGTGAGGAGATTTTAAATCTTAACAAGGAATTAGTCTCTATTCCAAGTGAAAACCGTTACCCGTACGGAGATGAGAAAAAAGTTCAGGATGTTGTCTATGCCAAATTAAAAGATCTCGGGTGCGTGGTGGATATGTTTTTGCCAACAGATGTCCCCGGTCTAGAAGAACATCCTGCTTACTTGGGAAATCGTCATTATAAGAACAGGCCTAATGTTGTAGGAAAAAAGCCAGGGGCTGGAGGAGGACGATCCATACTATTTTCGGGACATGTGGATACGGTTCCGGTGGGGGATGACCCTTGGACGGTCGACCCTTTTTCAGGCATTGTCAAAGATGGGAAGCAATACGGTCTAGGTGTTTTTGATATGAAGGGTGGGCTGGTGGCCGCCATGATGGCCCTGAAAGCCCTGTCTGACTTAGGCATTCAACTGAAAGGTGATGTCACCATCGAATCAGTGGTGGATGAAGAATATGGGGGAGCCAATGGCACGCTAGCCTGCCGTTTGCGGGGATACAAGGCGGATATTGCTATTATTCCAGAACCGAGTAATCTTTCCATTTGTCCGGTTAATCAGGGAGGAAGTATGTATAGAATCACCTACAAGGGACGGCCGGGGAGATCGTTTAGTGGGGAAAGGCTTGAAAATCCTGTATTTGCCGGAAGTCGATTTTTAAACATATTTAGAGATTATGAGAAGTACCACGGGAAAAAAAGGTCAACCAATAAGTATTTTGCCGACGGTCCCAATCTTCCGGCCTATGTCCAGGGGGTGAAAGCAGGTCCGGTTCATTTGCCTCTATGTGATCGGGTGCCCAGTTCTTGTGTGATCGATGTATGGATTCAGTGCTATCCAGAGACAACAGAAGAAGACCTCTATCAAGATTTTACAGAATTTTATAAAAAGAGGGCGGAGCAAGATGAAATTTTGAAACATGTCAAGCCGACGATAGAGAAATTGATTCGGTATCTGCCTGGGTCCGGTATACCCGAGGATCATGAGATTATCTCTATAACCAAAAGAATTTCACTGAGTTTTTATAAAGACGGGCTTCCGGTACACGGTGCTCCTTTTGCTTGCGATTCGTTTATGTTTAATGTCTATAGTGATACTCCGGCTTTGATCTGGGGCCCAAAAGGGGCTAATGCCCATGCCCCTGATGAATATATCTTCGTTGATGATTTCCTTAATTTAGTCAAAATGTATGCCTTAACAATGATTGAGTGGTGCGGCGTGAGCAAGTAA
- a CDS encoding SDR family NAD(P)-dependent oxidoreductase, protein MRLQNKSAIVTGAGRGIGKAIAKKFLQEGAKVVICDINEEWLTESKKELSSFGEVYSILTDVTQRQDVEQLVSFTKERFGRIDILANNAGIARFELFLETTDKNWNDTLNVNLTGVFLCSQVVAREMKEQKSGVIVHMASSNGILGEAGLAHYNASKAGVILLGKTMAIELAPYNIRVNSVCPGFILTELALEGGMSEETVKNYTSKIPLNRYGKVEEVANAFCFLASDEASFITGTELVVDGGQLCQE, encoded by the coding sequence TGCAAGAGGGGGCTAAAGTAGTGATTTGTGACATAAACGAAGAATGGTTAACTGAATCAAAAAAGGAATTATCTTCCTTCGGAGAAGTCTATAGTATTCTAACCGACGTTACACAGAGACAAGATGTTGAACAACTTGTTTCGTTTACAAAAGAACGATTTGGACGGATTGATATTTTAGCAAATAATGCCGGAATTGCCCGCTTTGAACTTTTCTTAGAAACGACGGATAAAAATTGGAACGACACCCTAAATGTTAATTTAACTGGTGTTTTCTTATGTTCACAGGTTGTGGCTCGAGAGATGAAAGAGCAAAAGTCGGGAGTGATCGTTCACATGGCTTCGAGTAACGGGATCTTAGGGGAAGCAGGATTGGCTCACTATAATGCCAGCAAAGCAGGGGTTATTTTGTTAGGGAAAACAATGGCAATTGAATTGGCACCCTATAATATCCGTGTTAATTCCGTATGCCCAGGATTTATATTGACTGAGTTGGCTCTTGAAGGCGGAATGTCGGAAGAAACGGTAAAGAATTACACATCCAAGATTCCTCTCAATCGATATGGAAAGGTTGAAGAGGTGGCGAATGCTTTTTGTTTTCTCGCTTCTGATGAGGCTTCATTCATCACTGGGACAGAATTGGTGGTCGATGGAGGACAGCTTTGTCAAGAATAA